The proteins below come from a single Oscillospiraceae bacterium genomic window:
- a CDS encoding propionyl-CoA carboxylase: MAANKPGKAEILAAFFDDGTYSPLFTDGAVSAAYGCANGQNAYVVFEDGSPVGVQDIEKNIRVLEMAAETGAPVVTFYDSTGAKLEGGLALLNANARLTAEIARVSGVVPQIAVVTGTCAGTNAINAASADVCVMAEDAELFLNAPFNAEDKVANAGSAAFAAKAGVAAVTAADAVAAAKQAASIVALLPANNLAGPALFDFAAPSKALDLVKYTAADAVAALADEGSAVELYAGYGKNIVTALATINGSAVGIVATEKKALCHKCTAKAARFVRLCDAYSIPVVTIVNTEGFGRSEGDDEAGGIRQAARMAGVYAEATTVKVAVLAGEAVGPAYTVFAACADWRVAVQGCTVAPLAPEAAVTVLYKDEIFASDNIVNATKAKAAAYTKEVCSADAAVANGSADAVADAATARASVAQALDMLVGKRAVRLAKKHGNITL; the protein is encoded by the coding sequence ATGGCAGCAAATAAGCCCGGCAAGGCAGAGATCCTTGCAGCATTTTTTGATGACGGCACCTACTCGCCGCTGTTTACCGATGGCGCAGTAAGTGCTGCTTACGGCTGTGCAAACGGCCAGAACGCCTATGTCGTATTTGAGGACGGCTCTCCCGTCGGCGTGCAGGATATTGAGAAGAATATCCGCGTGCTGGAGATGGCCGCCGAGACCGGTGCGCCGGTCGTGACCTTCTACGACTCCACGGGTGCCAAGTTGGAGGGCGGCCTTGCACTGCTCAACGCTAACGCCCGCCTGACCGCTGAGATCGCACGCGTTTCCGGTGTTGTGCCGCAGATTGCCGTTGTCACCGGCACTTGTGCAGGCACCAACGCCATCAACGCCGCCTCCGCAGATGTCTGCGTCATGGCTGAGGACGCCGAGCTGTTCCTGAACGCTCCGTTCAATGCCGAGGACAAGGTTGCCAACGCCGGCTCTGCCGCATTTGCTGCCAAGGCCGGTGTCGCCGCCGTCACCGCAGCAGACGCAGTCGCCGCCGCCAAGCAGGCTGCTTCCATCGTTGCCCTGCTGCCTGCCAACAATCTGGCCGGCCCCGCTCTGTTCGACTTTGCCGCTCCCTCCAAGGCTCTCGACCTTGTGAAGTACACCGCCGCTGACGCTGTCGCCGCACTGGCTGACGAAGGCAGCGCTGTGGAGCTGTACGCTGGTTACGGCAAGAACATTGTCACCGCTCTGGCCACCATCAACGGCAGCGCCGTTGGCATTGTCGCCACCGAGAAGAAGGCTCTGTGCCACAAATGCACCGCTAAGGCCGCTCGTTTTGTCCGCCTGTGCGATGCCTACAGCATCCCTGTTGTGACCATCGTCAATACCGAGGGCTTCGGCCGCAGTGAGGGTGACGATGAGGCCGGCGGCATCCGTCAGGCCGCCCGTATGGCCGGTGTCTATGCCGAGGCCACGACTGTCAAGGTCGCTGTTCTGGCCGGTGAGGCTGTCGGCCCCGCCTACACCGTCTTTGCCGCCTGCGCTGACTGGCGCGTTGCCGTGCAGGGCTGCACCGTGGCTCCGCTGGCCCCTGAGGCTGCCGTCACGGTCCTGTACAAGGACGAGATCTTTGCTTCTGACAACATCGTCAACGCCACCAAGGCCAAGGCTGCTGCCTACACCAAGGAGGTCTGCAGCGCCGATGCCGCTGTTGCAAACGGCTCTGCCGACGCCGTTGCCGATGCTGCCACCGCCCGCGCAAGCGTTGCTCAGGCACTGGATATGCTGGTAGGCAAGCGTGCTGTGCGTCTGGCTAAGAAGCACGGCAATATCACCCTGTAA
- a CDS encoding MATE family efflux transporter, protein MNDTFMKEKPVFPLLTSMALPMVASMLVSALYNIVDSLYVARISEEAMTALSLVYPVQNFINAVAIGFSIGISALISLHLGAGNQEKADTAATHGMVLSLLHGIIASVAGIAVIPRFLRSFTTDETVIALGLTYARIAFLFSVIIMAAMAFEKIFQAVGCMKITMAGLSLGSVCNIVLDPLLIFGIGPFPEMGIAGAALATGIGQMMQVVFYLIIYFVRPIPVHLRRSCLHFNPRMGLQLYSIGVPAVLNLALPSVLITFLNSLLAVYSQSYIVVLGIYYKLQTFLYLPANGIVQGLRPIIGYNYGAGEYGRVKKVYRTAMAMCAAIMAAGTLLCLVLSEQLMGLFSTNVETIAIGTAALRIICTGFLVSTISVVVSGALEGLGKGIESLVISLCRYIVVIMPLAWLFCHFAGADGIWHAFWLTEFLTAAISLVVYHKSVKLNRI, encoded by the coding sequence ATGAACGATACCTTTATGAAAGAAAAACCTGTATTTCCGCTGCTGACCAGCATGGCATTGCCCATGGTCGCTTCCATGCTGGTCAGTGCGCTGTACAACATTGTGGACAGCCTGTATGTGGCCCGCATCAGCGAGGAGGCTATGACAGCCCTCTCGCTGGTCTATCCTGTGCAGAACTTCATCAACGCCGTTGCCATCGGCTTCAGCATCGGCATCAGCGCGTTGATTTCACTGCATCTGGGGGCTGGCAATCAGGAGAAGGCTGACACCGCCGCGACGCACGGCATGGTGCTGTCCCTGCTGCACGGCATCATTGCCTCCGTTGCCGGTATTGCCGTCATACCGCGTTTCCTGCGCAGCTTCACTACGGATGAAACCGTTATTGCGCTGGGGCTTACCTATGCGCGCATCGCGTTTCTCTTTTCCGTTATCATCATGGCTGCTATGGCTTTTGAAAAGATATTTCAAGCTGTAGGCTGCATGAAGATCACGATGGCAGGGCTGTCGCTCGGCTCTGTCTGCAACATTGTTCTGGACCCATTGCTCATCTTCGGCATCGGCCCTTTCCCGGAGATGGGGATTGCCGGTGCCGCACTGGCTACCGGCATCGGTCAGATGATGCAGGTGGTGTTCTATCTCATCATCTATTTTGTCCGTCCGATTCCCGTACATCTGCGCCGCAGCTGCCTGCATTTCAACCCCAGAATGGGGCTGCAGCTTTACTCGATCGGCGTGCCCGCCGTTTTAAATCTCGCGCTGCCGTCGGTGCTCATCACCTTTCTTAATTCTCTGTTGGCAGTCTATTCACAGAGCTATATCGTTGTGCTGGGCATCTATTATAAATTACAGACCTTCCTGTATCTGCCGGCAAACGGCATCGTGCAGGGGCTTCGCCCCATCATTGGCTATAACTATGGTGCCGGGGAGTATGGCCGTGTCAAAAAGGTCTACCGCACTGCCATGGCCATGTGCGCCGCCATTATGGCCGCCGGCACGCTGCTATGCCTCGTCTTGTCGGAGCAGCTGATGGGGTTGTTCAGCACTAATGTTGAAACCATTGCCATCGGTACCGCAGCGCTGCGCATCATCTGCACGGGCTTTCTGGTATCCACGATTTCGGTTGTTGTCTCCGGCGCTCTGGAGGGGCTTGGCAAGGGGATAGAGTCTCTGGTGATTTCCCTGTGCCGCTACATTGTTGTCATCATGCCGCTGGCCTGGCTGTTTTGTCACTTTGCAGGCGCAGACGGTATCTGGCATGCCTTCTGGCTGACAGAGTTTTTGACGGCTGCCATCTCGCTGGTGGTTTACCACAAAAGCGTAAAGCTCAACAGAATATAA
- a CDS encoding site-2 protease family protein, which produces MNGLLSPARIVQYLLRAVVVLIAIPFHESAHALASHLLGDDTAVRAGRLSMNPMHHFDPLGALCMLVGGVGWAKPVSINPYNYKNPKLGMALSAAAGPASNFLLAWVSMILYKLCWYSGLGQTLPALLMFFYYMVAMNLSLGVFNLLPVPPFDGSRIALLFLPQRLYFKAMKYERYIMLTVLALVFLGLLDIPLSWLVNGMWRLMLQLTGFVELLWGY; this is translated from the coding sequence TTGAACGGACTGTTGTCTCCGGCGCGGATCGTGCAGTATCTGCTGCGTGCCGTGGTAGTGCTGATTGCGATCCCATTTCATGAATCCGCCCATGCACTGGCCAGCCATCTTCTGGGGGATGATACCGCCGTGCGGGCCGGGCGTCTGTCGATGAACCCGATGCACCACTTTGACCCGCTTGGTGCGCTCTGCATGCTGGTGGGCGGTGTCGGCTGGGCCAAGCCTGTATCGATCAACCCGTACAATTATAAAAATCCAAAGCTCGGCATGGCGCTTTCCGCCGCTGCCGGGCCGGCCAGCAATTTTCTGCTTGCGTGGGTGTCGATGATCCTGTACAAGCTCTGCTGGTACAGCGGGCTGGGGCAGACGCTGCCTGCTCTGTTGATGTTCTTTTATTATATGGTTGCCATGAATCTGAGTCTCGGCGTTTTCAACCTGCTGCCGGTGCCGCCCTTTGACGGCAGCCGCATCGCGCTGCTGTTCCTGCCGCAGAGGCTCTACTTCAAGGCCATGAAATATGAACGGTACATTATGCTGACCGTTCTGGCGCTTGTATTTTTGGGCCTGTTGGATATACCGCTGTCGTGGCTTGTAAACGGCATGTGGCGGCTGATGCTGCAGCTGACAGGCTTTGTGGAATTGTTGTGGGGGTATTGA
- the scpB gene encoding SMC-Scp complex subunit ScpB, producing the protein MTERQELGSLEAMLFAHAEPVETARLADALRLDTDETTELLQKLQKRLDEQESGMVLLFFEPDRWQMTTRPYYGEMVKRILDTRRNAPLSPAALEVLAVIAYNQPVSRSFIEQVRGVDSSSTVTKLLDKGLIEEAGRLDLPGKPVAFQVTDTFLRVFGLGSLNDLPPLHGEVQEEPAPEADSDAEQLEWK; encoded by the coding sequence ATGACAGAACGACAGGAGCTTGGCTCTCTGGAAGCCATGCTGTTTGCCCATGCGGAGCCGGTGGAAACCGCCCGCCTGGCGGATGCTCTGCGGCTGGACACAGACGAAACCACCGAGCTGCTGCAAAAGCTGCAAAAACGGCTTGACGAGCAGGAAAGCGGCATGGTCCTCCTGTTTTTTGAGCCTGACCGTTGGCAGATGACGACCCGCCCGTATTACGGCGAAATGGTCAAGCGGATTCTCGACACCCGCCGTAATGCGCCGCTTTCACCCGCGGCGCTTGAGGTACTGGCCGTCATCGCCTACAACCAGCCTGTGTCCCGCAGCTTTATTGAGCAGGTCCGCGGCGTAGATTCCTCATCCACCGTCACAAAGCTGCTTGATAAGGGCTTGATCGAGGAGGCCGGCCGTCTGGATCTGCCGGGCAAGCCGGTTGCCTTTCAAGTTACCGACACCTTTTTGCGCGTGTTTGGGCTGGGCAGCCTCAATGATCTGCCGCCGCTGCACGGCGAGGTGCAGGAAGAGCCCGCTCCCGAAGCCGACAGCGATGCCGAGCAGCTGGAATGGAAGTGA
- a CDS encoding DUF4250 domain-containing protein: MLPHDPIMLLSYVNTQLRDRDASLDAFCDREQADRQALCAALAEIGYEYSREQNRFV, from the coding sequence ATGCTCCCCCATGACCCGATTATGCTGCTGAGCTATGTGAATACCCAGCTGCGCGACCGTGATGCCTCACTGGATGCTTTCTGCGACCGTGAGCAGGCGGACCGGCAGGCGCTTTGTGCGGCGCTTGCAGAGATCGGCTATGAGTACAGCCGTGAACAGAACCGCTTTGTATAA
- the rpmB gene encoding 50S ribosomal protein L28, with translation MAKCSCCGKGVTFGIKVSHSHRRSNRTWNPNVKRVKAIVDGSPKYIYACTRCLRSGKVTRAV, from the coding sequence ATGGCCAAATGTTCTTGCTGTGGCAAGGGTGTCACGTTCGGTATCAAGGTTTCTCACTCTCATCGTCGGAGCAACCGTACCTGGAACCCCAATGTCAAGCGCGTGAAGGCGATCGTGGACGGTTCCCCGAAGTATATCTACGCCTGCACCCGCTGCCTGCGCTCTGGTAAAGTTACCCGCGCGGTCTGA
- a CDS encoding biotin/lipoyl-binding protein, with the protein MKNLIVTVNGVAYNVTVEEGTGAPVAAAAPAAAPAAAPAPAAAPAPAAAPAGAAGAVSVTAPMPGNILDVKVKAGDSVKAGDTLLILEAMKMENEISAPQDGTIASVNVRKGDVVNSGDLLITMN; encoded by the coding sequence ATGAAAAACCTGATCGTTACCGTTAACGGCGTTGCTTATAATGTCACCGTTGAGGAGGGCACCGGTGCCCCCGTTGCCGCTGCCGCACCTGCTGCTGCCCCCGCAGCCGCCCCGGCTCCCGCCGCTGCTCCTGCACCTGCTGCCGCCCCCGCCGGTGCTGCCGGTGCTGTCTCCGTCACTGCCCCCATGCCCGGCAACATTCTGGATGTCAAGGTCAAGGCCGGTGACTCCGTCAAGGCCGGCGACACCCTGCTGATCCTCGAGGCCATGAAGATGGAGAACGAGATCAGCGCACCGCAGGACGGCACCATTGCCAGCGTCAATGTGCGCAAGGGCGATGTTGTCAACTCCGGCGACCTGCTCATCACGATGAACTAA
- a CDS encoding ATP-grasp domain-containing protein yields the protein MNFIFVSPHFPNTYWNFCDRLHRNGVNVLGIGDAPFDEIPGELKHCLTEYYRVDNLGSYEEMLRAVAYFTFHYGKIDWIESNNEYWLEMDAQLRTDFNINTGAKNDFIERIKYKSRMKESYRAAGVPVARHHMVSTLAAARAFIKEVGYPVIVKPDNGCGAEATYKLKNFSELKKFYAEPHAVQYIMEEYINGTIVSFDGVADSHCVPLFYTSNVFPTPMLDIVSKNGDLSYWTQKTVPAALKDVGFRTIKAFGAKSRFFHCEFFQLNEDKPGLGKKGDYVALEVNMRPAGGYTPDMINYANSVDCYQIWADMVCYDEVRSLDLNGHKYFCVYAGRRDCHQYKHTHAQILARYGSRIKMCGRIPQALRLDMGDQMYTAVVRSTAERDAFIRYVQEQA from the coding sequence ATGAACTTTATCTTTGTCAGCCCGCATTTTCCCAACACTTACTGGAATTTTTGCGACCGGCTGCACCGCAACGGTGTCAATGTGCTTGGCATCGGTGATGCACCGTTTGATGAGATTCCCGGTGAGCTAAAGCACTGCCTGACGGAGTATTATCGCGTGGATAATCTGGGCAGCTATGAGGAGATGCTGCGCGCTGTCGCTTACTTCACCTTCCACTACGGCAAAATTGACTGGATTGAGTCGAACAACGAATACTGGCTTGAGATGGATGCCCAGCTGCGCACCGATTTCAATATCAATACCGGTGCCAAGAATGATTTTATCGAGCGCATCAAGTACAAGAGCCGCATGAAGGAAAGCTACCGTGCAGCCGGTGTGCCAGTGGCACGCCACCACATGGTCAGCACTCTCGCGGCGGCCCGGGCGTTTATCAAGGAGGTAGGCTACCCTGTTATCGTCAAGCCGGATAACGGCTGCGGTGCCGAGGCTACCTATAAGCTGAAGAACTTCTCAGAGCTGAAAAAATTCTATGCCGAGCCCCATGCGGTGCAGTACATTATGGAGGAGTATATCAACGGTACGATTGTCAGCTTTGACGGCGTGGCCGACAGCCATTGTGTGCCGCTGTTCTACACCTCCAATGTGTTCCCCACCCCGATGCTGGACATCGTCAGTAAGAACGGCGATTTGAGCTACTGGACGCAGAAAACGGTTCCTGCGGCGCTCAAGGATGTGGGCTTCCGCACGATCAAGGCCTTTGGCGCTAAAAGCCGGTTTTTCCACTGTGAGTTTTTCCAGCTGAACGAGGATAAGCCGGGCCTTGGCAAAAAGGGCGATTATGTGGCACTTGAGGTCAATATGCGTCCGGCAGGCGGTTACACCCCCGATATGATCAACTATGCCAACTCTGTGGACTGCTACCAGATCTGGGCAGACATGGTATGTTATGATGAGGTGCGCAGTCTGGACCTGAATGGCCACAAGTATTTCTGTGTCTACGCTGGCCGCCGCGACTGCCACCAGTACAAGCACACCCACGCCCAGATCCTGGCGCGATACGGCAGCCGGATCAAGATGTGCGGGCGCATCCCGCAGGCATTGCGCCTAGATATGGGCGACCAGATGTATACGGCGGTCGTCCGCTCCACAGCGGAGCGTGATGCGTTCATCCGCTATGTGCAGGAGCAGGCATAA
- a CDS encoding segregation/condensation protein A, whose product MPEILTFKIEDFEGPLDLLLYLVGKNKMNLYDINIMALIEQYTAAIREMQQDRMEVSSEFIDMAAHLVQMKSALLLPRSPEAERMKAELTGRLIEYSACKEVAAQLGSRARDLYTAAREPMPLVGAAEYTRRHDPNWLVQAWFNLMGRSTRKRKPTQEKFEPLVTAPFVSVASRVSHMLRGLLKGRLQKMGELFSREESRSTNVATFLALLELIRAGRVQVDDSGALQLDRTHRRRKDKTQ is encoded by the coding sequence TTGCCGGAAATTCTGACATTCAAGATAGAAGATTTTGAGGGCCCGCTTGATTTGCTGCTCTATCTGGTGGGCAAAAATAAGATGAACCTCTATGACATCAACATCATGGCCTTGATCGAGCAGTACACCGCCGCCATCCGGGAGATGCAGCAGGACAGGATGGAGGTATCCAGCGAGTTTATCGATATGGCCGCCCATCTGGTACAGATGAAAAGCGCCCTGCTGCTGCCCCGCAGCCCCGAGGCCGAGCGGATGAAGGCCGAGCTTACCGGCCGCCTGATCGAGTACAGCGCCTGTAAGGAGGTTGCCGCCCAACTGGGCAGCCGTGCCCGGGATCTATACACCGCAGCGCGCGAGCCGATGCCGCTTGTCGGCGCTGCCGAGTATACCCGCCGCCATGACCCGAACTGGCTGGTGCAGGCCTGGTTCAACCTGATGGGCCGCAGCACCCGCAAGCGGAAGCCCACACAGGAAAAGTTTGAGCCGCTGGTCACAGCGCCCTTCGTCTCCGTTGCAAGCCGTGTTTCCCATATGCTGCGCGGGCTGCTCAAAGGTCGTTTGCAGAAGATGGGCGAGCTGTTCAGCCGCGAGGAGAGCCGCAGCACGAATGTTGCCACCTTCTTGGCCCTTCTGGAGCTGATCCGCGCCGGCCGCGTTCAGGTGGACGACAGCGGCGCCCTGCAGCTTGACCGCACACACCGCAGAAGAAAGGACAAAACGCAATGA
- the gmk gene encoding guanylate kinase encodes MKGEKYLFVVSGPSGTGKDTVVAALLKKHPEIQHTVSATTRAPRDGEKDGINYHFMSVADFEDHLAHDQIVEHTKYCENYYGTLRSEIEGRMKLGIPVILVIEVEGAGNIKKMYPGATTIFILPPDMAELERRLRCRGTEDEATIQRRLKRAETEIANSVNYDEHVVNIAVDSCADSLYSIIQFRLQHGSDE; translated from the coding sequence ATGAAAGGCGAGAAATATCTGTTTGTAGTCTCCGGCCCCTCCGGCACCGGCAAGGATACCGTTGTGGCGGCCCTGCTGAAAAAGCACCCCGAAATCCAGCATACCGTCTCAGCCACGACCCGCGCGCCGCGCGATGGGGAGAAGGACGGCATCAACTACCATTTTATGTCAGTGGCGGACTTTGAGGATCATCTGGCGCATGACCAGATCGTAGAGCATACCAAATACTGCGAGAATTACTACGGTACGCTGCGCAGCGAGATCGAGGGCCGCATGAAGCTGGGTATCCCGGTCATTCTGGTCATTGAGGTCGAGGGTGCCGGCAACATCAAAAAAATGTACCCCGGTGCCACCACGATTTTTATCCTGCCCCCGGACATGGCCGAGCTGGAGCGCCGTCTGCGCTGCCGCGGCACCGAGGACGAGGCAACCATCCAGCGCCGCCTCAAGCGTGCCGAAACTGAGATCGCCAACTCGGTCAACTACGATGAGCATGTGGTCAATATCGCCGTGGATTCCTGCGCCGATAGCCTTTACTCCATCATCCAGTTCAGACTGCAGCACGGCAGCGACGAATGA
- a CDS encoding oxaloacetate decarboxylase subunit alpha: MAKKPIKITEVVLRDAHQSLLATRMTMDEMRPILPEMDKIPYFSVECWGGATFDSCIRFLDEDPWERLRILRKELPHQKLQMLFRGQNMLGYRPYADDAVEYFVQKSVANGIDVIRIFDALNDPRNLQTAIKAANKEGAHVQACISYTLSPVHNNEYFANYAKTLEEMGADSICIKDMAGLLKPYTCYDLVKELKETVKIPVDIHSHYTAGLASMSILKGIEAGADIVDTAMSPLALGTSHMPTESLVAALQGTDYDTGLDLNQLNVVRAYFNKLREKYIANGQINQKSLGVDANTLLYQVPGGMFSNMLKQLKDAGKEDKLQEVLEEIPRVREDAGYPPLVTPTSQIVGTQAVFNVIMGERYKMVTKEFKGLVHGDYGKTPAPIKKEFSDFILKGEEPITCRFADTLAPEMDKLKAEASKYAIQEEDVLTYAMFPQVAPKFFEKRNARLQGVDALHADYENKSHPV, encoded by the coding sequence TTGGCTAAGAAACCCATTAAGATCACTGAGGTCGTCCTGCGCGACGCCCACCAGTCTCTGCTGGCCACCCGTATGACCATGGATGAAATGCGCCCCATCCTGCCCGAAATGGACAAGATCCCGTATTTCTCCGTTGAGTGCTGGGGCGGCGCTACATTCGACTCCTGCATCCGCTTCCTCGACGAGGATCCGTGGGAGCGCCTGCGCATCCTGCGCAAGGAGCTGCCCCACCAGAAGCTGCAGATGCTGTTCCGCGGCCAGAACATGCTGGGCTACCGCCCCTACGCAGATGACGCCGTCGAGTACTTTGTCCAGAAGTCCGTTGCCAACGGCATTGATGTCATCCGCATCTTCGATGCACTGAACGACCCGCGCAACCTGCAGACTGCCATCAAGGCAGCCAACAAGGAGGGCGCGCATGTTCAGGCCTGCATCAGCTATACACTGAGCCCTGTTCATAACAACGAGTACTTTGCCAACTATGCCAAGACTCTGGAGGAGATGGGTGCTGATTCCATCTGCATCAAGGATATGGCTGGCCTGCTCAAGCCCTACACCTGCTATGATCTGGTCAAGGAGCTGAAAGAGACTGTCAAGATCCCCGTTGACATCCACAGCCACTACACCGCCGGTCTTGCCTCTATGTCTATCCTGAAGGGCATCGAGGCCGGTGCCGACATTGTGGATACCGCCATGAGTCCGCTGGCTCTGGGCACCTCTCACATGCCCACCGAGAGTCTGGTCGCCGCCCTGCAGGGCACCGACTACGACACCGGTCTTGACCTGAACCAGCTGAATGTTGTCCGCGCTTACTTCAACAAGCTGCGCGAGAAATACATTGCCAACGGTCAGATCAACCAGAAGTCCTTGGGCGTCGATGCCAACACCCTGCTGTATCAGGTGCCGGGCGGCATGTTCTCCAACATGCTCAAGCAGCTGAAGGATGCCGGCAAGGAGGACAAGCTTCAGGAGGTTCTGGAGGAAATTCCCCGCGTCCGTGAGGATGCCGGTTATCCGCCGCTGGTCACCCCGACCAGCCAGATTGTTGGCACACAGGCTGTCTTTAACGTTATCATGGGTGAGCGTTACAAGATGGTCACCAAGGAGTTCAAGGGTTTGGTCCACGGCGATTACGGCAAGACCCCTGCGCCCATCAAGAAGGAGTTCAGCGACTTCATCCTGAAGGGTGAGGAGCCCATCACCTGCCGCTTTGCCGACACTCTGGCCCCTGAGATGGATAAGCTGAAGGCTGAGGCCTCCAAGTACGCCATTCAGGAGGAGGATGTCCTGACCTACGCCATGTTCCCGCAGGTCGCTCCCAAGTTCTTTGAGAAGCGCAATGCCCGCCTGCAGGGTGTCGATGCTCTGCACGCCGACTACGAGAACAAGTCTCATCCCGTCTGA
- a CDS encoding rRNA pseudouridine synthase, protein MAEYRVQKVLADQGICSRREAERLIAAGKVKVNGHPVTLGDKMDPDYDKVMIDGKTVRIVRKRQYTYIMLHKPRGYLTTRADDRGRKTVMELVADVPAMLRPVGRLDKDSEGLLLMTDDGAFINMLTHPSGGVGKLYRVTVNPRATEQQIIEMSSGVVLDDGVKTQPCVIHVVVDEPGRSVLEITLHEGRNRQIRRMCSAVGLQVVRLRRSAEGPVKLGMLQPGEYRELKKSEINALRNAAMKSTAKGSARPAAPAKRPGPLKKRSNSD, encoded by the coding sequence ATGGCAGAATACAGAGTGCAAAAAGTGCTGGCTGATCAGGGCATCTGCTCCCGCCGTGAGGCGGAGCGCCTGATCGCAGCGGGCAAGGTCAAGGTCAATGGCCACCCCGTCACCTTGGGGGACAAGATGGACCCCGACTACGACAAGGTCATGATCGACGGCAAGACCGTCCGCATCGTGCGCAAGCGCCAGTACACCTACATCATGCTGCACAAGCCGCGCGGCTATCTGACCACCCGCGCGGATGACCGCGGCCGCAAGACCGTCATGGAGCTGGTGGCCGATGTGCCCGCCATGCTGCGCCCCGTTGGCCGTCTTGACAAGGACAGCGAAGGGCTGCTGCTCATGACCGATGACGGTGCCTTTATCAATATGCTGACCCACCCGTCCGGCGGTGTCGGCAAGCTGTACCGCGTAACGGTCAACCCCCGCGCCACTGAGCAGCAAATCATCGAGATGTCCAGCGGCGTTGTACTGGATGACGGCGTCAAGACGCAGCCCTGTGTCATCCATGTCGTCGTGGACGAGCCGGGCCGCAGCGTGTTGGAGATCACTCTGCATGAGGGCCGCAACCGCCAGATCCGCCGCATGTGCTCCGCAGTCGGCCTGCAGGTCGTGCGCCTGCGCCGCAGCGCCGAGGGTCCCGTCAAGCTCGGCATGCTGCAGCCCGGTGAGTACCGCGAGCTGAAAAAGAGTGAGATCAACGCTCTGCGCAATGCCGCCATGAAATCCACCGCCAAGGGGTCTGCCCGCCCCGCTGCCCCGGCAAAACGCCCCGGCCCCCTGAAAAAGCGCAGCAATTCCGACTGA
- the ytfJ gene encoding GerW family sporulation protein yields the protein MAEHPIQGLMGVTIEKIRDMVNSETIIGDPIHVDDTTIIPVSRVTFGFASGGSDVGPASSKQMFGGGSGAGVSVTPVAFLVVSNGNVRTVQLVEKVSAVDNVIASLPELVDKVAALIKKEKPGADKPAE from the coding sequence ATGGCTGAGCATCCTATTCAGGGCCTGATGGGCGTTACGATCGAGAAGATCCGTGACATGGTCAACTCAGAGACCATCATCGGTGACCCCATCCATGTCGATGATACCACCATCATTCCCGTTTCCCGCGTCACCTTCGGCTTTGCATCCGGCGGCTCCGATGTGGGACCCGCCTCCAGCAAGCAGATGTTCGGCGGCGGCAGCGGCGCAGGCGTCTCGGTCACGCCGGTCGCGTTCCTCGTTGTCTCCAACGGCAATGTGCGCACCGTCCAGCTGGTGGAGAAGGTCTCCGCCGTGGACAATGTGATTGCCTCCCTGCCGGAGTTGGTCGACAAGGTCGCCGCACTGATCAAAAAAGAAAAGCCGGGCGCTGATAAGCCCGCTGAATAA